The nucleotide window TGCCCATCCACCCGAGCCCGGCAGAGCATTGGCCCATAGCGCCAGGCATAGAGTCCGAACGCCAGCGTCCAGCACAACCCCGCCAGCCACAACGCGCCCAACGGGAACACCAGCACCAGCAACACTCGGCTCAGGCACGCGAGATTGAGCAGGATGAACGCCAGGGTCATGCCCAGTGGCGGCTCCAGGGGACGCCCGGTATGGCCGAGGCTGACGCGGGCGATCATCGCCAGGATCAGCCCGGCCATGGCGCCAATGGTCAGGCTGTGCACCGCCAGGCTCGGGTTCAGCGGCGCGCCGAAATGCCACAGCGCCATGCCCAGGCACGCCAGCGCCAGCCAGGCGTAGGCCAGGTGCAACGACCACAGCAGCGGCACCCGCCACAAGTCCCGATCGTGCCAACGGATCAAGCGAACCCCATGCCCCGTCGCCAGGGCGGCAAACAACAGGCCGGTCCAGACATTGGCCGACAACGCCACACCGCCGGCATAAAGCAGCGCCACCAGGGCCGAGCCGCCCAACAGCAGTCGATCCAGCCATGGCCAGGGCGCAACGCCCTCGACGCGCCCCAGTCCGCGCTGGGTAAAGAACGGGATCACCCGTCCACCGATCAGCCCCATCATCGCCGCCACCAGCCACAGGCCGGTGAGCACGCTTTGCCGCTGCATGCCGTCATCCTGTTGAACCAGGCCGTACACCGACAACCCATCGGCTGCGGCCAACAGCAGCAACACCAGCACGATCGGGTAATTACGTTTCTGCCGCACGCACCATAGCGTGACGCCCATCAACGCTGCCACCGCGAGGGCGAAACCCACCTCCAGTACCGCCAGCAACGGCCAGGGTGCATCGACCAGCCAGGCCAGCCGCGCCCCCAGCCACACCAGCGCCAATGCCGCCAGGCGCTTGCCGCTGAGCCCCGGCGTACCCGTCCAGGTCTGCACCGCCGTCAGCAGGAACCCGGCAATGATCGCCAGGCCGAAACCGAACAACAGCTCATGACGGTGCCAGGCCAACCAGCCTCCCGCCGGTTGCCAGGCCGACAGCCGCCCGCTGAACACCGCCAGCCACAGCGGCACGACACACAACGCAAGCACGCAGCCGGCGAGGAAAAACGGCCGGAACGCCAGGCGCCATAACGGCAGGATGGCCATGGCCTTGCGACGGTCAAGCACTTGCATACTTCACTCCTTAACCCTCCCGGGAATGGCCCCGGGACGAGGGTCGACAATCAGATCCGAATGATCGGCTATCGGCGCCGACGGGGCTTGTCTCAGATCAAGCAAGCCCCCCGGCGGTCCGCTTCGAAGCGGGACTTGCAAGGGGCTTGCCGGAACCGCACGAAGCGCGCGCCCATCCTTCAAAGAACAACCCTCTTCCTCTGTGGGAGCGAGCCTGCTCGCGATAGCGGCCTGGCAGTTGGCAGCGAGTCGGCTGACACATCGCTATCGCGAGCAGACTCGCTCCCACAGGAGGACAGGGTATTTATGACCGCTTCGTGGTTATTTTCACCCTGTTACGCCGAGGTTGTTTTGACCCTGGTCAACGGAAATCGCCGAAACACAAGGCCCGCAAGCATGGCCCGGCTCTTGCTCAGGCACGGCATAACCCTTTTGCCGAGAACGCCCATGAAACATGTCGCCCTGCCGCTCATCTGGTTCCCTCTGCTCTCCTGCGTCGTGGCACTGGCCAGCGGCCTGTCCCTGAACCTCGTCTGACCCCAATCAATTTCCCCGTTATCACAAGGATCCACGCCATGGTGCTCCACCGCGTCCATCACCAGATTCTGCGCAGTCATCATCTGTTCGAACCGCTCAATGACGAACAGCTCGACGAACTGATGAGTTCCAGCCAACTGCTGAACATCGACAAGGGCGACCCGCTGTTTCGCCAGGGGGAGCCGGCGCAAGCGTTTTACTTCGTGATTGCCGGGGCCGTGAAAATCTATCGCCTGACCCCGGACGGTCAGGAGAAGGTGTTCGAGGTGATTGGTGAGCGCCAGACGTTCGCCGAAGCCATGATGCTGATGGATACGCCCAACTACGTCGCGTCCGCCGATGCCGTCTGCCCGACCCAGTTGTATCGCCTCTCCAACGCCACCTACATGCGGCTCTTGCAAAGCAACAGCCGGCTGACCTTTGCCCTGCTCGGCAAGCTCTGCGTGCGCCTGCACCAGCGGGTCAACGAGATCGAAACCCTGTCGCTGAAAAACGCCACTCACCGCGTGGTGCGCTACCTGCTGACGCAACTGGTTCGCCTGCAGACCGTGGACAGCCAGTTCGAACTGCCGATGGCCAAGCAGTTGATTGCCGGCCACCTGTCCATCCAGCCGGAAACCTTTTCGCGGATCATCCGGCGCTTGATCGACGAAAAGATCATCACCCAGGACGGCCGCCAGATCGCCATTCTCGACCGCCTGCGCCTGGAGCAGTTCGAATGAGCGCCCAGGCTACTTGCTTGTACTGCCAACAGGCCAACCCGGCGGATGACCTCGAGTGTCGCCAGTGCGGCATGCCCCTGCCGGAGAGCACTGCGGTGGCCACGGAACGCCGGCTGCGACGCTTCACCTGGTTTTGTGTCGGATTGACGATTTTCTGCATCATCATGTTCTTCTGGTTGCCCCGCGACATCGTCTGAACCCTCAGTCCTGGGTCAGTTGCCGATACAGCTGCGGCAGACGCAGCGGCAGCTGTTCGGGCTGGCGGATCAAGGTGTAGCCGTTGGCGCCGAACATGTACGGCAGGTAGTCCCCCGCTTCGCGATCGATGGTGATGCAGAACGGCGTCAAGCCCAGGCGCCTCGCTTCCAGCACGGCCTGGCGGGTGTCTTCCACGCCGTAGCGTCCTTCGTAGAGGTCCAGGTCGTTGGGCTTGCCGTCGCTGAGCAACAACAGCAGTTTGCGTCGCCGCTTGCAGCCCGCCAGCCGTTGCGTGGCCTGGCGGATCGCCGCCCCCATGCGCGTGTAGTAACCGGGATTGAGTGCTTGGATACGGCCACGGGTGTGGTCGTCGTAGCGTTGATTGAAGGCCTTGAGTTCATGTATCCGCACATGATGGCGGCGCAACGATGAGAACCCGTACAACGCGAAATCGTCCCCCAGTACCGACAGGGTTTCACCGAACAGCAGCAAGCTGTCGCGGATCACATCAATCACCCGGTGCTCGTCGTTGAGGTGGGCGTCGGTGGACATCGACAGATCGGCCAGCAACAGGCAAGCCAGGTCACGACGGGTCTGGCGCTGCTCGATGAACAGGCCGCGCTCGCTGCATGGGCCATGCTGGCGCTCGACGTGGAAATCCAGCCAGGCCTGCAAGTCCAGCTCCGAGCCCTGGGTTTGCTGGCGCAACCATTGTCGGTCGTTGCGCAGGTGTTCGAACTGGCGGCGCAGGCGCTGGGCCGGCGTTCGCAGGCGTGACGGCAGGGGCTGGGGCTGGCAATCCCTGGGAATGAAGGTTTGCAGGCTGACGAAATCGTCCTGCAGGTGTTGCTTGCGATAGTCCCATTCCGGCAGCCGGATGCCCTCGCCCAACGGCACGTCATCCACATCCGCCGGCGGCAGATCCAGGTGCAGTTTCAAGCCGCCGCCCTTGCGCAACCGGGTGCGCGACAGGGTCAACTGGTCCAGGTCCTCGGCGACCCGTGCAGCGTTTGGGTCCTCGCTGTCGTCGGACCAGCGATCCAGGTCCACATGCTCGGTCCAACTGAACAGGTTTTCCAGGCGAACGATCAGCAGTCCGCCGTCACGGGTGGTTTCGTCGATCCGCTCGGCGCGCTTGCGTCCACCCCGCTGCTCACCCGGCGGGGTCGCCAGGTATTGCTCGGATTCCTCAAGGTTGCCGGCCTGGGGATTGCCCAGATGCCGGGGCGGATACAGCCACAACGGTAACGGCCAGGCCGCCCGTTCGCTGCGAGGGAAATGCTCGACACTGCCGGGGTCGCGCAAGGCCTGGCACAGGGCGCGCTCAAGCAAGGCTTCGTCGCGATTCAGTGCCGCCGGATCGGGACGCAGGGACAGGTGTGCTTCCACCAGCCGCCGATAACGAGCACGTAGCGCCGGGTAGCGCCGCAACACGGCCTGGGTCCAACGCTGATTGTCCCGCCCCCAGTGTTTCATCGGCCCCGACTGCGCGGCCAGCAAGGCCAGCCAGCGATACAGCTCTTCGTTCAAGCCGGCATCGGGAAACGCCGCCAGGCTCGCCGGCAGCCGCAGGTTGTCCGCGTCACACCAAGCCAATGGCGTTTGCTTGCAGGTACCGGCGATCTGCTGGAGCAGGTTGCGGCGCAACAGCAGGTCGCGATCACTGACCGCCTCCACCCCCTGGTGACGAGCGCCGCCGGTGGCGTGAAACAGCACCTGCAGGGATCGCTGCCGATCGCTCAGCTCGACCCGTGCCTCGGGAAAATCGGCGCTGGCACGCCGAGTGATGAAGCGGTGCCAGACACTGCCGACCCATTCTTCCAGTTCGAGGGTGAATGCCATGGTTGTTCTCCTCTTTGTGGCAAGGGCATTTACCCCCTCGCCACAAATAATGGGTCCGCTTCAGTTGTCGTGATCACTCACGAAGACACCACCGCTGCCGGAATGCGTTGAGCCGCACGCCCGCGCTGCCTGAAGCTCAACAGATAGCAGAGCAACCCCAGCAGGAAGCCAACGCCGCTGACCAGCCGTGCCCAGAACAGCGGACGCAAGTGATCGGTCGTGGCCATGAACGGCAAGGCACTGCCGTCCGCCGCCCAGCGTTGCAACCACACCTGGACAACACCGGCCGCGGTGAGGAACAAGGTGATCATCACCATCGACAGGGTCATCAGCCAGAAGCCCCAGATCTCCAGGCGTTGGGAACGCTCGTCCGCTGCCTCGCCCAAACCGCGCAAACGGGGCATGGCGTAGCTGATCAGTGTCATCACGATCATCGCGTAGGCCCCGTAGAACGCCAGGTGACCGTGGGCTGCCGTCAACTGCGAGCCGTGGGTGTAGTAATTGACGGGAGCCAGGGTGTGCAGGAAGCCCCATACCCCCGCGCCGAAGAACGCGGTGACCGTGGTGCCCTTGGCCCATAAGGTGGCGGCGCGGTTCGGGTGTTGCCGGCGACGGTTCCTCACCATGCTGAACGCGAAGATCACCATCGCCAGGAACGGCAGCGGCTCCATCGCCGAGAAGATCGAACCCACCCACAGCCAGACCTCCGGCGCGCCGATCCAGAAGAAGTGGTGGCCGGTGCCGATGATCCCGGTGATCAGGGCCATGGCGATGATCACGTAGAGCCATTTCTCCACCACTTCCCGGTCCACGCCGGTCACCTTGATCAGCACGAAGGCCAGCATCGCGCCCATGATCAGCTCCCAGACACCTTCGACCCAAAGGTGCACCACCCACCACCAGTAGTATTTGTCGCGGGCCAGGTTTTCCGGGTTGTAGAAGGAGAACAGGAAGAACACCGCCAGGCCGATCAGGCCGGTCATCATCACCATGCTGACGGTGGTCTTGCGCCCTTTGAGCAGGGTCATGCCGATGTTGTAGAGAAAGCCCAGGCATACCACCACGATGCCCATCTTGGTGATGGTCGGCTGCTCCAGGAACTCGCGTCCCATGGTCGGCAGCAGGTCATTGCCGGTGATCCTGGCCAAGGTGGCGTAAGGCACCGACAGGTAACCCAGGATGGTCAGCACCCCGGCCACGGCGAACACCCAGAACAGCACCCGCGCCAATATCGGACTGTGCAGCTCGCGGTCGGCCTCCTCTGGTATCAGGTAGTAGGCCGCGCCCATGAAGCCGAACAGCAGCCAGACGATCAGCAGGTTGGTGTGGACCATGCGGGCCACGTTGAAGGGGATCAGCGGGAACAGGAAGTCGCCGACCACGTATTGCAGCCCCATGATCAAACCGAACAACACCTGCCCCAGGAACAGCATCAGGGCAAACACGAAGTAGGGTTTGGCGACGGCCTGCGAGGCGAATTTCAGATGCGGATTAGCCATGCTCATCTCTCAGCCCTCCTTGTTTGGCGGCCAGCCATTGGTATTGATCTTCGAACTCCACTTGAGGAACTCGGCGATGTCGTCGACCTCCTGCTCGCTCAAGTGGAACTGCGGCATGGCCCGGCGCCCGGGTACACCCAGGGGCTGCATTTTCATCCAGGCCTGCAGGAACGGCTTGAAGGCTTCCTCGCCGCCACGGCGGTTGACCACGTTGCCCAGCTCCGGCGCGAAGTACGCGCCCTCGCCCAGCAGCGTGTGGCAGCCGATGCAGTTGTTGCGCTCCCAGACGCCCTTGCCGCGTATCACCGATTCGGTCAATTGCGCCTGGTTGCTGCGCTCCGCAAAGGTCTGTTCCGTGTGGTAGGTCAGGGCCAGGAATATCAGGAAAAAGAACACGCTTCCCCCGAAGTAAATATTCCTGGCCATGCCTTTGGTGAAGGTATCTGACATGGTCACTTCCTCATTGCTTGGCGTGTTCATTCTAAGAAGCGAGGGGTCAGGAACCGCTTGATGGCGATCAAGAATCTCCGATGGTTTTGGTGGGTTGTTCCAGCGGTATCCGAAAGCCAGGCAACGAGGCTTCTGTGGCGAGGGGATTTATCCCCGCTGGGCTGCGAAGCAGACCCAAAACTACCGACTCAATCAGCCTGACACACCGAGGCACCGGCCTTGGGGCTGCTTCGCAGCCCAGCGGGGATGAATCCCCTCGCCACAATGCGGTGTTTGAGGCTCAAGGCGCGGACAGCAGGACCGTTGCGATGACTGTCGCCAGCACCACCGCCCAACTCAACACCAACCACCGCCACAATCGCGGCGCATGGCGCAGCTCCATGAAGCCGTCGGCGATCAGCCAGGCCTTGGTGACCGCCACGCTGAGCAGCGCGACGGAGACGACACCGGAACCGGCGAACTGGCCCAGGGCGACGGTGCCGCCGCTCAGCACCGCCAGTGCCATCCAGCAAAGAATCAGAACATGGGAATTCGACACGAGCGCCTCGGCTCAATCCAGGATGTAGACCAGCGGAAACAACAGCACCCACACCAGGTCCACCATGTGCCAATACAACACGCCGGACTCCAGGCCACTGCACTGCCGCGAGCCATGGCGACTTCGCCGACAGCCCTCGGCCAGCCAGCCGAGGATCGCCATGCCCAGCAGCACATGCAGGAAATGGAACGCGGTTAGGATCCAGTACAGGGTGAAAAAGGTGTTGTGCTCAAGGCCCAGGCCGCTGGCCGAGAGATGGGCATATTCGCTGAGCTTGATGCCCACGTAGCCCGATGCAAACAGCAACGCCACGCACAACAGCAGAGCACTCCGGCGCGGCCGATCCAGCTTGACCTGCTCCAGGGCCAGTGCGGCGAACAGCCCGGCAGTCAACAGGCTCAGCGTCATCGCCAGTCCCGTCGAGCGATCCAGCAACTGCCGGCCTTCGCTGAAGATTTGCGGATACAACGCCTGGGCGACGGCGAACGTCAGCATCAGCAGCGCGAACACCGAGAGCTCGGCGAGGATGAAGAACCACATCGCCAGATCCCCCGGTAGACGCCGGGGCATGACTGCGATTTCAGCCGAAGTGGACATCGACCACATCCATCAAGGCGGCGACAGTCTGCGGATCGTCGCTCAACGGCTCGGCCAGACACGCCAGGCACGCTTGCCGCGGATTCATGCCGGCGCCGATCATGCGCGCGGCGAAAATCAGCAGGCGGGTCGAAGCCACTTCTTCCAGGTCGTGCTGATCGAGCCGGCGCAGGGCCTGGCCCAGGCGCACCACCTGGGCGGCCAGGTCCAGGTTCACGCCCGCCTCACGGGCGACGATGCGCTCTTCATCCGCCACGGCCGGATAGCCAAAACGCATCGCGACGAAACGCTGGCGCGTGCTGGGCTTCATGCCCTTGAGCAGGTTCTGGTAACCGGGGTTGTAAGACACCACCAGCATGAAGGAACGAGGTGCCTGGAGCACTTCGCCGGTGCGTTCCAGGTACAGCTGCCGACGATCGTCGGCCAGCGGATGCAACACCACCGCCGTGTCTTGCCGCGCCTCGACCACCTCGTCCAGGTAACAGATGCCACCCTCGCGCACCGCCCGGGTCAACGGCCCATCCTGCCACCAGGTGCCCTGGGCACCGATCAGGTGGCGGCCCACCAGGTCGGCGGCGCTCAGGTCGTCGTGGCACGCCACGGTATACAGCGGCAGCTTCAAGCGGTGAGCCATGTGCTGGACGAAACGGGTCTTGCCACAGCCCGTCGGCCCCTTGATCAGCACCGGCATGCCGTGGTGCCAGGCCTGTTCGAACAGTGCCTGTTCGTTGTCCTGGGGTTGATAGAAAGGTTCGTCCGGATGGGGGGAGATCTGACTCAGGTTCATGGCGTGTCCTGCTTGAACAATACGATTACCGCTCACGCTACGGGGCCCTGCGACAACCTGGCAAGGCACTCGGCGGGCAAACTTGATCGAGGTCAAGCGAGTAATCACTGAGCAGGGAATAGCCTTGCATTGCACCCGGAACCTGCGCGCCGAACATCCGTTACAGCGCAGCGCGGGTCATGCCTGAGGAGAAATGGAATGCTGATCAGCCACAAAAAATCGTGGGTCCTGAGGGTCACGGCGCTGTGTACGGCGCTGGCCGCGCCCCACGCCTTCGCCGACCAACCCGCCGCCCCGGAGCAACCGCGCATGGTCAAGACCGAAGGCGCGCCGGACCTGAGCCACGCCGACTTCGACGCGGCCAAGGAAATCTACTTCCAGCGCTGCGCCGGCTGCCACGGCGTACTGCGCAAGGGCGCCACCGGCAAACCGCTGACGCCGGACATCACCCAGGCACGTGGCCAGGCGTACCTGGAAGCGCTGATCACCTACGGCTCGGCCGCCGGCATGCCGAACTGGGGCACCTCCAATGCGTTGACCAAAGACCAGATCACGGTCATGGCCAAGTTCATCCAGCACACCCCGCCAACGCCACCGGAATGGGGCATGGCGCAAACCCTCAAGACCTGGAAAGTGCTGGTCAAGCCTGAGGACCGGCCGACCCGGCAGCTCAATAGCCTCAACCTGCAAAACCTGTTTTCCGTCACCCTGCGCGATGACGGCAAGATTGCCTTGATCGATGGCGACACCAAGAAAATCGTCAAGCTGATCGACACCGGCTACGCGGTACACATTTCCCGCATCTCGGCGTCGGGGCGCTACCTGCTGGTGATCGGCCGGGATGCCAGGATCGACATGATCGACCTGTGGCCTAAAGAGCCGACCAAGGTCGCGGAGATCAAGGTGGGCATCGAAGCCCGCTCGGTGGAAACCTCCAAGTTCAAGGGCTACGAAGACAAGTACACCATCGCCGGTTCCTACTGGCCGCCGCAGTTCACCATCATGGACGGCGAAACCCTGGAGCCGAAACAGATCGTCTCGACCCGGGGCATGACCGTCGACACCCAGCAATACCATCCCGAGCCGCGTGTGGCGGCCATCATCGCCTCCCACGAGTGGCCGGAATTCATCGTCAACGTCAAGGAAACCGGCAAGGTGATGCTGGTCAATTACCAGGACATCAAGAACCTCACCATCACCAGCATCGACGCCGCGCCGTTCCTCCATGACGGCGGTTGGGACAGCAGTCATCGCTACTTCATGACGGCGGCCAACAACTCCAACAAGGTGGCAGTGATCGACTCCAAGGAACGCAAGCTCACCGCCCTGGTGGACGTCGGCAAGACCCCTCATCCGGGGCGCGGCGCCAACTTCAACCATCCGCTGTACGGACCGGTCTGGGCCACCAGCCACCTGGGCGATGCCGGGGTTTCGATGATCGGTACCGACCCGGTCAAGCACCCGCAATATGCCTGGAAACAGGTCGGCTCGCTGCAGGGCCAGGGCGGCGGTTCACTGTTCATCAAGACCCATCCCCAGTCCCGTCACCTGTATGTGGACACCACCTTGAGCCCCGACGCCAAGCTCAGTCAGTCGGTGGCGGTGTTCGACATCGACAAGCTCGACGCCGGCTACACCGTGCTGCCGATTGCCGAGTACGCGGGCATCAAGAAAGGCGCGCTGCGGGTGGTTCAGCCTGAATACAACAAGGCCGGCGACGAGGTCTGGTTTTCGGTCTGGAGCGGCCAGGAGGACGAGTCGGCACTGGTGGTGATCGACGACAAGACCCTCAAGGTCAAGGACGTGATCAAAGACAAGCGCCTGATCACTCCGACCGGGAAATTCAACGTCTACAACACCCAACATGACATCTATTGAGCTCCATCAATAAGAGGAAAAACCATGAAGCCTATTCTGATCGCGTTGGCCCTGACCGCCCTCTCCAGCCTGCAACCGGCGCTGGCCGAGGATGGCCCGACACTGTTCAAGAGCAAACCCTGCGCGGCTTGCCATGCCATCGACACCAAGGTGGTAGGCCCGGCCCTCAAGGACGTCGCGGCGAAAAACGCCAGCGTCCCCGGGGCCCAGGAAGTGCTCGCCAAGCACATCAAGGAAGGGACGCAAGGCAACTGGGGGCCGATGCCGATGCCAGCGAATCCGGTGACCGAAGAGGAAGCCAAGGTTCTGGCGGCATGGGTGTTGAGCCTTAAATAGCCCCTGGCGAGAGACACTTTGTAGCGAGGGGATCTGTAGCAAGTGGATCTGTGGCGAGGGGATTTATCCCCGCTGGGCTGCGGAGCAGCCCCACAAAAAAGCGGCACTCATCAGCCTGACACACTGCGACATCAGGTTCTGGGGGCTGCTCCGCAGCCCAGCGGGGATAAATCCCCTCGCCACAGATAAATCCCCTAGCCACAGATCAATCCTCTCACCACAGATGATTGTTGTTGCTCGCACCCTTTCAATTCAGGAGGACGTCATGGAACGACACAGCGCTGCAACCTGGACGACGGCCCTGCTCCTGGCCTTTTCTGCCTGCGCCCTGGCCACCCCCGATCCCCAGCGCCAGGCCCAATTGCAACACCTGCTGGACCAGGACTGCGGCGCCTGCCACGGCCTGTACCTGACCGGCGGCCTCGGCCCGCCCCTGACCCGTGCCGCCCTGGCCGGAAAACCCCGCGACAACCTCATCGCCACCGTCACCCAAGGCCGCCCCGGCAGTGCCATGCCCGGCTGGGCGCCGCTGCTCGGGCCTGACGACATCCGCTGGCTGGTGGACCGGCTCCTGCAAGGAAAACCCGCCCCATGATCCGTTCCCTCCTGTCATTTTCAGCCGCGGTGTTGTTGCTGTCGGCCTGCGCCCAGACACCGCTGCGCGGCACCGGCGACCTCGGTGTGGTGGTGGAGCGCGCCAGCGGCAGCCTGCAGATCATCGAAAGCGAGCGGCGCACCGCGCTCGGTCGTATCGAAGGGCTGGGCGACCTCTCCCATGCGTCAGTGGTGTTCTCCCGCGATCAGCGTTATGCCTACGTGTTCGGTCGTGACGGCGGCTTGAGCAAAGTCGACCTGCTGACCTTGCGGATCGAGCGGCGCATCCTCCAGGGCGGCAACAGCATTGGCGGTGCGATCAGCCAGGACGGCAAGCTGATTGCCGTCTCCAACTACGAACCCGGCGGCGTCAAGGTGTTCGATGCCCGCACCTTGGAACAGATCGCCGACATCCCGGCCACGCCCTTGCCAGACGGCAGCAAGCGCTCCCGGGTGGTCGGTCTGGTGGACGCACCGGGACAGCGCTTCGTGTTCAGCCTGTTCGACACCGGCGAAATCTGGACCGCCGACTTCAGCCAGGGCCCACTACCACGCATCGAGCGCTTCACCGCCATCGGCCAGCAGCCCTATGACGCGCTGATCACGCCCGAGGGCCGCTACTACATGGCCGGTTTGTTCGGTGAGGACGGCATGGCGCAGCTCGACCTGTGGCATCCGGAACGCGGCGTGAAGCGCGTGCTGGGGCATTACGGACGCGGTCAGGCGCGGCTCCCGGTGTACAAGATGCCTCACCTGGAAGGCTGGGCCTTGGCCGACGGACAGGCTTTCGTCCCCGCCGTAGGGCATCACCAGGTGCTGGTGATGGATGCCCGTGACTGGCAGCAGACCGACACCATCGCCGTGGCCGGCCAGCCGGTATTTGTCACGGCACGACCGGACGCCCGGCAGTTGT belongs to Pseudomonas sp. B21-028 and includes:
- a CDS encoding cytochrome D1 domain-containing protein, producing the protein MIRSLLSFSAAVLLLSACAQTPLRGTGDLGVVVERASGSLQIIESERRTALGRIEGLGDLSHASVVFSRDQRYAYVFGRDGGLSKVDLLTLRIERRILQGGNSIGGAISQDGKLIAVSNYEPGGVKVFDARTLEQIADIPATPLPDGSKRSRVVGLVDAPGQRFVFSLFDTGEIWTADFSQGPLPRIERFTAIGQQPYDALITPEGRYYMAGLFGEDGMAQLDLWHPERGVKRVLGHYGRGQARLPVYKMPHLEGWALADGQAFVPAVGHHQVLVMDARDWQQTDTIAVAGQPVFVTARPDARQLWVNFAYPDNDRVQVIDIQTHAIVADLRPGPAVLHMEFTARGDQVWLSIRDGNEVQVWDPYRLERLATLPALSPSGIFFSSRAHKPGY